One Suricata suricatta isolate VVHF042 chromosome 15, meerkat_22Aug2017_6uvM2_HiC, whole genome shotgun sequence DNA segment encodes these proteins:
- the CYHR1 gene encoding cysteine and histidine-rich protein 1 isoform X1, whose translation MASKLWSEWSTTLSHIALGVVSLHAAVSTAQCTNGHLMCAGCFIHLLADARLKEEQATCPNCRCEISKSLCCRNLAVEKAVSELPSECGFCLRQFPRSLLERHQKEECQDRVTQCKYKRIGCPWHGPFHELTVHEAACAHPTKTGNELMEILDEMDQSHRKEMQLYNSIFSLLSFEKIGYTEVQFRPYRTDDFITRLYYETPRFTVLNQTWVLKARVNDSERNPNLSCKRTLSFQLLLKSKVTAPLECSFLLLKGPYDDVKISPVIYHFVFTNESNETDYVPLPIVDSVECNKLLAAKNINLRLFLFQIQK comes from the exons TGTACTAACGGTCACTTGATGTGCGCTGGCTGTTTTATCCACCTACTAGCAGATGCCCGGCTGAAGGAGGAGCAGGCCACGTGCCCTAACTGTCGTTGTGAGATCAGTAAGAGCCTCTGCTGCCGAAACCTGGCTGTGGAGAAAGCCGTGAGCGAGCTGCCCTCCGAGTGTGGCTTCTGTCTACGCCAGTTTCCCCGCTCCCTCCTGGAGAGGCACCAGAAAGAGGAGTGCCAGGACAG GGTGACCCAATGCAAATATAAGCGCATCGGCTGCCCGTGGCATGGCCCCTTCCACGAGCTGACGGTGCATGAGGCCGCGTGCGCCCACCCCACCAAGACGGGCAACGAGCTGATGGAGATCCTAGACGAGATGGACCAGAGCCACCGCAAGGAGATGCAGCTCTACAACAGCATCTTTAGCCTGCTCAGCTTTGAGAAGATCGGTTACACAG AGGTCCAGTTTCGGCCGTACCGCACGGACGACTTCATCACGCGCCTGTACTACGAGACGCCGAGGTTCACGGTGCTGAACCAGACGTGGGTCCTGAAGGCGCGCGTGAACGACTCGGAGCGTAACCCCAACCTGTCGTGCAAGCGCACACTCTCCTTCCAGCTCCTCCTCAAGAGCAAGGTCACGGCGCCCCTGGAGTGCTCGTTCCTGCTGCTCAAGGGCCCATATGATGACGTAAAGATCAGCCCTGTCATCTACCACTTTGTCTTCACCAACGAGAGCAACGAGACGGACTACGTGCCGCTGCCCATCGTCGACTCTGTGGAGTGCAACAAGCTGCTCGCCGCCAAGAACATCAACCTGCGGCTCTTCCTGTTCCAGATACAGAAGTAG